One genomic segment of Odocoileus virginianus isolate 20LAN1187 ecotype Illinois chromosome 17, Ovbor_1.2, whole genome shotgun sequence includes these proteins:
- the SMIM5 gene encoding small integral membrane protein 5, with translation MAAGSLVQELHSIGDRLLLKLQRLPQAEPVEILAFSVLVVFTATVLLLLLIACGFCCCQYCCPRRRGRRTQVRPMTPP, from the exons ATGGCCGCCGGCAGCCTCGTGCAGGAGCTGCACTCCATCGGGGACAGGCTGCTGCTTAAGCTGCAGAGGCTGCCGCAGGCCGAGCCCGTGGAGATCCTGGCTTTCTCGGTCCTGGTGGTTTTCACAG ccactgtgctgctgctgctactgatTGCCTGCGGCTTCTGCTGCTGTCAGTACTGCTGTCCCAGGCGGAGAGGCAGGAGGACCCAGGTGAGACCCATGACCCCACCGTGA